A stretch of DNA from Phaenicophaeus curvirostris isolate KB17595 unplaced genomic scaffold, BPBGC_Pcur_1.0 scaffold_153, whole genome shotgun sequence:
CCcggagccccccaaacccacagtgaccccatagaccccaatGGAGAACGGGACCCCCAGCATCTGTGTGAGCTTGGGGGGGcgtgggacccccaaaacctctcagggaccccccaaaaccacccccccaggaccctgcAGACACCCCGAGACCATCAATacccccctccttctcccttttagggtcctccagagcccccccaaaatctCTTTGGAGCTTAAAGTCGAGGCTGGGGGtcgcagctcctcctgccccactgaTTCCCCCCAAATTCTCCTCTGagccccctcaaaacccctagagcccccccaaaacccctagagcccccccagccccactgatgcccccccccgagccccccaaaacccactcaagAGCATCTTTAGACCCTAAAACCAAGTCTGGGGGtggcagctcctcctgccccaccgattcctccccccaaaccccccctctgggccctcccaacccccccccatcccattgatgcccccccaaacccctagagcccccctccaccccactgaggcccccccaaaacccctagagccccccccgagccccccaaaaccccttcaaGAGCATTTTTAGAGCCTCAAGCTGAGCCTGGGGCTCGCAGCTTCTTCTGCCCCACTGATTCCCCCCCTCAATtcccctctgagcccccccaaaccccaaaatctggggctgggagccccccccccgccccagtgAACCCCGCAATTTCTTCCCTGCAGTGATCGGGGCGCTGATCGGGCGGCAGGAGGGGCGCAACATCGAGGTGATGAACTCGTTCGAGCTGCTCTCGCACGTGGTCGATGGGCAAGTTCTCATCGACAAGGAGTATTATTACACCAAGGAGGAGCAGTGTGAGCCGGggggggggaatttgggggggccctggggtgtttgggggggtcttggggtgttttggggtgtcttggaggggttttggggggtcctggagggctTCGAGGGGCACATCTTGAAGGATGAGGGGTGCTGATGCAGCAAGGAGAAGCGgtgtgaggggctggggggcctaGAGAGGAtatgggggggtcctagaggggtttgggggggtcctggagaggttttggggtgtcttggaggggttttggggggtcctggaggggtttggggggatcctggaggagtttgggggggtcctaggagGGAATTGACGGGGTTTAGAGGGACTGAGGAGGGGCTGAGTGGGTCCTGGGTGTCCtagagaggatttgggggggtcctggaagggtttggggggggtcctggaggggtttggggtgtcttggaggggtttgggggggtcctggaggggtttgggggcgtCCTAGAAGGGAATTGAGGGGGTTTAGAGGGACTGAAGGGGGGCTGagtgggtcctgggggtcctagagaggatttgggggggtcctggaagggtttgggggggggtcctggaggggttttggggtgtcttggaggggtttaggggggtcctagagaggatttgggggggtcctggaggggtttgggggcgtCCTAGAAGGGAATTGAGGGAGTTTAGAGGGACTGAGGGGGGGTTGAGTGggtcctgggggccctagagaggacttggggggcactggAAGGATTTCAAGgaggtcctggaggggtttaggggtgTCAGGGGGTCCTAAGGAAGATCTAGGGGGGGGGGATTAAGTTTTGGGGGGCCCCCTCTGACCCCGCTTTTAGTCAAGCAGGTGTTTAAGGAGCTGGAATTCCTGGGCTGGTACACGACGGGGGGGCCCCCCGACCCCGCCGACATCCATATCCACAAGCAGGtgagtttgggggggctggggaggggggatttggggttcagggggggctggagagggggtgcagcccccccttttttcctgacaccccctctttttttttttgcttttcctcctctagGTGTGCGAGATCATTGAGAGCCCCCTCTTCCTCAAGCTGAACCCCATGACTAAACACACAGATGTgagtggggggaccccaaaaacagGGCTGGGGGGCCCCCAAAAACGGGGGTGGGGACATaaaaatggggctggggaccccaaaaatggggtctagccccccccaaccctttgtgccccccccccccccagttgcCAGTCAGCGTCTTCGAGTCAGTGATCGACATCATCAATGGGGAGGtgagaggtttgggggtgctggggggggtgtttgggggtgtcggggggggttggggggatttaaggggttttgggggggaattcaaggggatttggggggattcAGGGAGATtcaagggggttttggggggactCAAAGGGGTTTGAGGGGACTTAATGGGGTTTTAGAGGGATtcaagggggtttggggggattcaAGGAGGTTTTGAGGGGATtcaaggggttttggggggattcaagaggttttggggggattcaaggggttttggggggattcaagggggtttgaggggactCAAGGGgcttttggggtgattttgagGGGACTCAAGGAGTTTTGGGGGGATccaaggggggtttgggggggattgagggggttttgaggggattCAAGGAAGTTTTGAGGGGACTCAAGGAGTTTTTGGGGGGACTCAAGGAGGTTTTGAGGGGATTcaagggggttttgaggggaatcaaggggttttggggggactCAATGGGGTTTTAGGGGGATTCAAAGGGGTTTGAGGGGACTTAATGGGGTTTTAGAGGGATttaagggggtttggggggattcaagaggttttggggggactcaagggggtttgaggggattCAAGGGACGTTGGGGGGGGATtcaaggggttttgggggtgtttagAGGGGATtcaagggggtttggggagattcaaaggggttttgaggggacttcaggggggtttgggggggattcaagggggtttgaggggactCAAGGGgcttttggggtgattttgagGGGACTCAAGGAGGTTTTGAGGGGATtcaaggggttttggggggattcaAGGGGTTTAGAGGGGACTCAGGGGGCTTTTGTGGGGACTcaagggggttttgaggggaatcaaggggttttggggggattgAAAGGGGTTTTGTGGGGACTcaggggggttttgaggggacccatgggatttgggggggacccatggggtttgggggggctcctcACCTctttttttgcccccccccctcTCTTCCGAGCTTCCCTGGGGAGGCAAATCGACGGGGTTTGAGAGGGATTCCTGGGGGCTTGGAGGGACtcgaggggtttggggggctccggggggactcgggaggttttgggggggcactgagggggttttggggtgtcccccccccaggccACGATGCTGTTTGCGGAGCTGCCCTACACCCTGGCCACCGAGGAGGCCGAGCGCATCGGGGTCGACCACGTAGCGAGGATGACGGCGACGGGCGGCGGAGAGAGCTCCACGGGTAAagggggggactggggacactgggggggcactggggacactggggggac
This window harbors:
- the COPS6 gene encoding COP9 signalosome complex subunit 6 isoform X2 codes for the protein MAASGVSAPSSSAAASNGAGGMEVDGAAPPSVMAGGVTGSVAVALHPLVILNISDHWIRMRSQEGRPGQVIGALIGRQEGRNIEVMNSFELLSHVVDGQVLIDKEYYYTKEEQFKQVFKELEFLGWYTTGGPPDPADIHIHKQVCEIIESPLFLKLNPMTKHTDLPVSVFESVIDIINGEATMLFAELPYTLATEEAERIGVDHVARMTATGGGESSTGEVPYNHEVLREACALCHCLPVLSTDKFKTDFYDQCNDVGLMAYLGAITKACNTMNQFVNKFNVLYDRQGLGRRMRGLFF